In a single window of the Pieris rapae chromosome 9, ilPieRapa1.1, whole genome shotgun sequence genome:
- the LOC110999683 gene encoding serine/threonine-protein phosphatase 6 regulatory subunit 3-B — protein MFWSANYMTIRQLNFLLKEENVTLTQILEADDILQECKADNKDLIRFLTRPEILTELIALITEEPSKDVELTTQYRHSNIACEVLTSQLSGLMSSLCIDVKQMNRLCDFLNRDPPLNPLLASYFSRTIETLLKRSPMQDSYLHQILCFRALDFFKARKDFLPNLLRHIATSAIADTIKYFVFYLEEPFSEIIEKWLVENEFLENLIQIICCDYEPNEIQTTPVPVPIEQKSENDVEKGVHEESEKAEASQKESITSGDSSKKSSGMTERTRRLRVAASASASALACGLACRWAGEDWRPSWTTRCLSARLRTKPMVNALLLGCFCSPPEFYDTALFNACRLLRVLIQPMEDMCDVELRDVTPHLPLLQQDLLREPAIGPSGRRRVGAARLQVVALMAELMGTQEPTVHMVMRTLAMPDVLLNMFFAFPDNNFLHAQVCTMLHNISQNKSQAPVYWVQLVEEGNLLTRLMDTFEENEDKKTTRRSSLMGHVTIACRTLAAAGVGSFALPEVKERWDAFLQTRLQPLLTRLDAPLGGEYPSETCYELEAVKEGVSQYPSTDNYNDDMWEDSPSNVLDFDESMQLALDLPWERSSGWGDDEVKNEGEEGASLPVPEDEGWAQFGSDTCMPPVDPFAPQDNPWSQNESGEENCNMSELQAELNQLQMDGTAELTHNLLSALSSLAPHHLAELTDTASQLPAALPHTDPPISDLQTIIPNVEITTDPKTEGQPILGDSDATLNSNNPDTNALFTEEIASHTTSVEKPFGNSTFNDLQKDDSEVNPNVSAVGKSDAEKTNVVGKSDTQITNVICTSDSETLNEIGSVTAVSNEIGNVKLSDEVAKLVTEVSGANSETKIMRELDDLKASSAVDSPNLTVAER, from the exons ATGTTTTGGAGCGCTAATTATATGACTATTAGGCAGTTGAACTTTCTTCTTAAGGAGGAG AATGTAACTTTGACACAAATCCTGGAGGCGGACGACATCCTTCAGGAGTGTAAAGCGGACAACAAAGATCTAATACGATT tttaacAAGACCGGAGATCTTAACTGAACTCATTGCCTTAATAACTGAGGAGCCATCTAAGGATGTAGAATTAACAACACAGTACCGACATTCAAATATTGCCTGTGAAGTGCTAACCAGCCAGTTGTCTGGCCTGATGTCCAGTCTATGCATAGATGTGAAGCAGATGAATCGGCTTTGTGATTTCCTGAATAGGGATCCACCTCTCAATCCATTGCTAGCATCATACTTTAGTAGAACTATTGAAACATTGCTGAAAAGAAGCCCTATGCAG GACTCCTATTTGcatcaaatattatgtttcCGAGCACTGGACTTCTTTAAGGCTCGGAAGGATTTTTTACCTAATTTATTAAGACACATTGCCACCTCAGCTATAGcagatacaataaaatattttgtattctatcTTGAGGAGCCTTTTAgtgaaataattgaaaag tgGCTGGTTGAAAATGAGTTTTTGGAAAatcttatacaaataatttgctgTGATTATGAGCCCAATGAAATTCAGACAACACCTGTACCTGTGCCAATAGAACAAAAGTCAGAAAATGATGTTGAGAAAGGGGTGCATGAAGAGAGTGAAAAAGCAGAAGCAAGTCAGAAGGAATCCATCACCAGTGGCGACTCtagtaaaaaaa GCTCGGGGATGACGGAACGCACGCGGCGACTGCGAGTGGCGGCGTCGGCCAGTGCCAGTGCGCTGGCGTGTGGCTTAGCATGCAGATGGGCCGGGGAAGACTGGCGACCTTCTTGGACGACCCGGTGCTTGAGCGCCCGCTTACGCACTAAGCCCATGGTCAATGCGCTCCTTCTCGGCTGCTTCTGTAGTCCCCCGGAATTCTACGATACCGCGTTGTTCAACGCCTGCCGTCTTCTGCGAGTGCTCATCCAGCCGATGGAAGATATGTGTGACGTGGAGTTGCGAGATGTGACGCCACATCTGCCGCTACTGCAGCAAGATCTACTGCGCGAGCCAGCTATTGGACCCAGCGGGCGGCGAAGGGTGGGAGCGGCGCGCCTCCAGGTGGTGGCGCTCATGGCAGAGCTCATGGGAACTCAAGAGCCCACGGTGCACATGGTCATGCGGACACTGGCCATGCCTGATGTGCTGCTCAACATGTTCTTTGCCTTCCCCGACAACAACTTCCTACACGCGCAGGTCTGCACGATGTTACACAATATATCACAGAACAAATCACAGGCCCCGGTCTATTGGGTACAG CTGGTAGAAGAAGGCAACTTGCTGACACGGCTAATGGACACTTTTGAGGAAAATGAAGACAAGAA GACGACTCGTCGGTCGAGCTTGATGGGTCACGTGACAATCGCCTGCCGTACTTTGGCGGCGGCGGGCGTTGGGTCGTTTGCGTTGCCGGAAGTTAAAGAACGCTGGGATGCCTTTCTGCAGACCCGTCTCCAACCGCTGCTGACACGCCTGGACGCGCCACTC GGCGGCGAGTACCCATCGGAAACATGTTACGAG TTGGAGGCTGTCAAGGAAGGCGTGTCGCAGTATCCATCTACGGACAACTACAACGACGA tATGTGGGAGGACAGCCCCAGCAATGTTTTGGATTTCGATGAAAGCATGCAGCTAGCGCTTGACTTGC CGTGGGAGCGGAGTTCCGGATGGGGAGATGATGAAGTGAAGAATGAGGGTGAGGAAGGGGCTTCTCTTCCTGTCCCTGAAGACGAGGGTTGGGCCCAGTTCGGAAGTGATACGTGTATGCCCCCCGTTGACCCCTTCGCCCCACAAGACAATCCATGGAGCCAAAACG AAAGCGGTGAAGAGAACTGCAATATGTCTGAACTGCAAGCTGAGCTGAATCAGCTGCAAATGGATGGAACTGCTGAACTGACTCACAACTTGCTGTCTGCTCTCAGTAGCCTCGCCCCTCATCACCTAGCCGAGCTCACCGATACCGCGTCACAGCTGCCCGCAGCCTTACCCCACACAGACCCTCCGATATCGGACCTTCAAACGATAATCCCCAACGTTGAAATCACCACCGACCCAAAAACTGAAGGTCAACCCATCCTCGGCGATTCTGACGCTACCTTGAACTCCAACAATCCTGATACCAATGCTTTATTTACTGAGGAAATCGCGTCTCATACAACAAGTGTTGAAAAACCGTTCGGTAATTCCACGTTTAATGACCTTCAAAAAGATGACAGTGAGGTCAACCCTAACGTGTCTGCAGTTGGGAAATCTGACGCAGAAAAGACAAATGTAGTCGGCAAATCTGACACCCAAATTACAAATGTCATTTGCACGTCTGATTCCGAAACACTAAATGAAATCGGCAGTGTCACTGCGGTGTCAAACGAAATCGGAAATGTCAAATTGTCAGATGAAGTCGCAAAGCTTGTCACCGAAGTATCGGGTGCGAACTCTGAGACCAAAATAATGAGGGAGTTGGACGATTTAAAGGCATCGAGTGCGGTCGACAGCCCTAACCTTACTGTGGCGGAGAGATGA